In Pyrus communis chromosome 1, drPyrComm1.1, whole genome shotgun sequence, the following are encoded in one genomic region:
- the LOC137742049 gene encoding transcription factor IIIA-like isoform X2, producing the protein MDMAKEAGGEGEGEKEKCNTCEDCGATLKKPAHLKQRMQSHSLERPYVCSVDDCRSSFRRKDHLNRHLLQHQGKLFKCPIENCNRGFVCQGNMSRHVKELHSEDGTYVGRGQKQHVCQEVGCGKVFLFASKLQKHESSHVHMDSVEAFCSEAGCMKYFTNGQCLKDHILSCHQHVTCEICGSKKLKRNIKRHLLTHKGGAPSVERIRCSYKGCLHTFSTKSNLTQHVKAVHLEDKPFACSFSGCGMRFAYKHVRDNHEKTRRHVYAYGDFIEADEQFQSRPRGGLKRKCPTIEMLLRKRVTPPDQLGLEPEYLSWLLLQDAEDEN; encoded by the exons ATGGATATGGCAAAAGAGGCTGGTGGGGAAGGGGAAGGAGAGAAGGAAAAATGTAATACTTGCGAAGATTGTGGTGCTACTTTAAAAAAACCTGCACATTTGAAGCAACGCATGCAAAGCCACTCCCTTGAG AGGCCATATGTTTGTTCGGTGGATGATTGCCGTTCCAGCTTCAGAAGAAAAGACCACTTAAATCGCCACCTTCTTCAGCACCAAGGGAAACTCTTTAAGTGTCCAATTGAGAACTGTAATCGTGGATTTGTTTGCCAAGGTAACATGAGCAGGCATGTTAAAGAACTTCATAGTGAGGATGGCACCTATGTTGGAAGAGGTCAGAAGCAGCATGTGTGCCAGGAAGTTGGTTGTGGAAAGGTGTTTTTATTTGCTTCAAAGTTGCAGAAGCATGAGAGTTCTCATG TTCATATGGATTCAGTGGAGGCATTCTGCTCTGAAGCAGGTTGTATGAAATATTTTACCAATGGCCAATGCCTCAAGGACCATATCCTGTCCTGCCACCAACATGTTACGTGTGAGATATGTGGTtccaaaaagttaaaaaggaaCATCAAAAGGCATCTACTCACCCATAAAGGAGGAGCGCCTTCAGTTGAGAGAATTAGATGCAGTTACAAGGGTTGTCTTCACACATTTTCAACT AAATCAAATCTCACTCAACATGTCAAGGCTGTACACCTTGAAGATAAACCTTTTGCCTGTAGCTTTTCGGGGTGTGGCATGAGATTTGCATACAAGCATGTGAGAGATAACCATGAGAAGACTCGACGCCATGTTTATGCCTAT GGGGATTTCATAGAGGCTGACGAACAATTCCAGTCAAGGCCAAGGGGCGGCCTTAAGAGGAAGTGTCCGACCATAGAAATGCTCTTACGAAAACGGGTGACTCCACCGGATCAGTTGGGCCTAGAGCCTGAGTACCTCTCCTGGTTGCTCTTACAAGACGCGGAGGATGAGAATTGA
- the LOC137742049 gene encoding transcription factor IIIA-like isoform X1 — protein sequence MREVFDLNGPVSGGRPPVKLHQASLSHIPFSLRNQHFNEVSIGQREALDPNQELQNARAFDLNGPVTGGRPPVKLHQESLNHRPYVCSVDDCRSSFRRKDHLNRHLLQHQGKLFKCPIENCNRGFVCQGNMSRHVKELHSEDGTYVGRGQKQHVCQEVGCGKVFLFASKLQKHESSHVHMDSVEAFCSEAGCMKYFTNGQCLKDHILSCHQHVTCEICGSKKLKRNIKRHLLTHKGGAPSVERIRCSYKGCLHTFSTKSNLTQHVKAVHLEDKPFACSFSGCGMRFAYKHVRDNHEKTRRHVYAYGDFIEADEQFQSRPRGGLKRKCPTIEMLLRKRVTPPDQLGLEPEYLSWLLLQDAEDEN from the exons ATGCGAGAGGTTTTTGACTTGAATGGACCAGTATCAGGTGGGAGACCTCCTGTGAAGCTCCATCAAGCGAGCCTCAGTCACATACCTTTCAGTTTGAG GAATCAACATTTTAATGAAGTATCCATTGGACAACGTGAAGCATTGGATCCCAATCAAGAACTCCAAAATGCGAGAGCGTTTGACTTGAATGGACCAGTAACAGGTGGGAGACCTCCTGTGAAGCTCCATCAAGAGAGCCTCAATCAC AGGCCATATGTTTGTTCGGTGGATGATTGCCGTTCCAGCTTCAGAAGAAAAGACCACTTAAATCGCCACCTTCTTCAGCACCAAGGGAAACTCTTTAAGTGTCCAATTGAGAACTGTAATCGTGGATTTGTTTGCCAAGGTAACATGAGCAGGCATGTTAAAGAACTTCATAGTGAGGATGGCACCTATGTTGGAAGAGGTCAGAAGCAGCATGTGTGCCAGGAAGTTGGTTGTGGAAAGGTGTTTTTATTTGCTTCAAAGTTGCAGAAGCATGAGAGTTCTCATG TTCATATGGATTCAGTGGAGGCATTCTGCTCTGAAGCAGGTTGTATGAAATATTTTACCAATGGCCAATGCCTCAAGGACCATATCCTGTCCTGCCACCAACATGTTACGTGTGAGATATGTGGTtccaaaaagttaaaaaggaaCATCAAAAGGCATCTACTCACCCATAAAGGAGGAGCGCCTTCAGTTGAGAGAATTAGATGCAGTTACAAGGGTTGTCTTCACACATTTTCAACT AAATCAAATCTCACTCAACATGTCAAGGCTGTACACCTTGAAGATAAACCTTTTGCCTGTAGCTTTTCGGGGTGTGGCATGAGATTTGCATACAAGCATGTGAGAGATAACCATGAGAAGACTCGACGCCATGTTTATGCCTAT GGGGATTTCATAGAGGCTGACGAACAATTCCAGTCAAGGCCAAGGGGCGGCCTTAAGAGGAAGTGTCCGACCATAGAAATGCTCTTACGAAAACGGGTGACTCCACCGGATCAGTTGGGCCTAGAGCCTGAGTACCTCTCCTGGTTGCTCTTACAAGACGCGGAGGATGAGAATTGA
- the LOC137745525 gene encoding uncharacterized protein, with translation MASSKSEYVFYAPIPSGPYNPQPQQNVVVLTHYRPAPDYCCRRSLRLYISITTSLLLLSAAVFFLYPSDPTLQIARINLNHVRINAAPKPTLDLSFSLTIRVRNRDFFSLNYDSLKVTVGYRARELGVVSSDGGRVRARASSYVNATLVIDGLQVLHDVFYLLEDLAKGVIPFDTDTEVDGSLGLLFFKIPIKARASCEVYVGTNNQTVVREDCYSK, from the exons ATGGCCTCCTCCAAGAGCGAGTACGTCTTCTACGCGCCGATCCCGTCAGGCCCCTACAACCCCCAACCTCAGCAAAACGTCGTCGTTCTAACTCATTACCGCCCCGCTCCCGACTACTGCTGCCGACGCTCTCTCCGCCTCTACATCTCAATCACCacctccctcctcctcctctccgccgccgtcttcttcctctacccctCCGACCCCACCCTCCAAATCGCCCGAATTAACCTCAACCACGTCCGAATCAACGCGGCCCCCAAGCCCACTCTCgacctctccttctctctcaccATCAGAGTTCGAAATCGTGACTTCTTCTCTCTGAATTACGACTCGCTCAAAGTTACGGTGGGGTACCGCGCGAGGGAGCTAGGGGTTGTGAGCTCCGACGGAGGGCGAGTGAGGGCCAGAGCATCGTCGTACGTGAACGCCACGCTCGTGATCGACGGGCTCCAGGTCCTCCACGACGTGTTCTACTTGCTTGAAGATTTGGCCAAGGGGGTAATTCCCTTTGATACTGATACGGAGGTGGATGGAAGTTTGGGGCTTTTGTTCTTCAAGATTCCGATCAAG GCGAGAGCGTCATGTGAAGTATATGTTGGTACAAACAATCAAACAGTTGTTCGTGAAGACTGCTACTCTAAG TGA